One window of the Salvelinus alpinus chromosome 13, SLU_Salpinus.1, whole genome shotgun sequence genome contains the following:
- the LOC139537501 gene encoding fibroblast growth factor receptor 4-like: MVNVYTVCIVIFCLTVGLLTKAITPEDGKTKDLRVPRPLILPHYPENATAVVGGQVKLLCKVHRPAFTKVQWLKRDGDRLGAEGQPHLRVLTALQSNISKVNSLSLSNVSLEDTGEYICMAETTTQAGHQLQSMQSAWLQVLPGTLISHSLDQSTAIEVPAVVLDDLGEDTNEHLLLEPGDVLKLRCDTNRPGGVYWYKEWTRVLHTARIQIRGGVIEITDVTYEDSGVYVCVLRGTKEPLRNFTITVADSLGSGDDDEDNGLEDTSAEIDNDQVYFTRGPYWTHTQRMEKKLYAVPAGNTVKFRCPAMGSPLPFIRWLKNGHEFRGEHRIGGIKLRHQHWSLVMESVVPSDRGNYTCLVENKYGSITHSYLLDVLERSPHRPILQAGLPANTTAVVGTDVQFFCKVYSDAQPHIQWLKHIERNGSRYGPDGTPYVQILKTGSLNMSEVEVLYLTNVTMEDAGEYTCLAGNSIGYSYQSAWLTVLSEEDVADEVDLMETKYTDIIIYASGFLALVMAIVIVVLCRMQVNPSREPFDVLPVQKLSKFPLRRQYSVDSNSSGKSSASLMRVARLSSSCSPMLAGVMEFELPYDPDWEFHRENLTLGKPLGEGCFGQVVRAEAYGINKDHQENISTVAVKMLKDDATDKDLSDLISEMELMKVMDKHKNIINLLGVCTQEGPLYVLVEYASKGSLREYLRARRPPGMDYTFDVTKVPEEQLTFKDLLSCAYQVARGMEYLASKRCIHRDLAARNVLVTEDNVMKIADFGLARGVHQIDYYKKTTNGRLPVKWMAPEALFDRVYTHQSDVWSFGVLMWEIFTLGGSPYPGIPVEELFKLLKEGHRMDKPSNCTHELYMKMRECWHAVPTQRPTFKQLVEELDRVLLSISDEYLDLSTPFEQYSPSCEDTSSSCSSDNDSVFIHDALSTDPCLLGYHDVHSRVDLKTALR; encoded by the exons ATCTGAGAGTGCCTCGGCCGCTCATCCTGCCTCATTACCCGGAGAATGCTACAGCGGTTGTAGGGGGACAGGTTAAGCTGCTGTGTAAGGTCCACCGGCCGGCCTTCACCAAGGTTCAGTGGCTGAAGAGAGACGGAGATCGCCTGGGAGCCGAGGGCCAGCCACATCTTAGAGTTCTGACGGCACTCCAGAGCAACATCTCCAAAGTGAACTCTCTGTCTCTGAGCAACGTTTCTCTGGAGGACACTGGGGAGTACATCTGTATGGCTGAGACCACCACACAAGCTGGACACCAGCTTCAGTCTATGCAGTCTGCCTGGCTACAGGTTCTACCAG GGACCCTGATCTCTCATTCCCTGGACCAAAGTACGGCCATTGAAGTCCCAGCAG TTGTCCTGGATGACCTTGGTGAGGACACCAATGAGCACCTGCTCCTGGAACCGGGTGATGTCCTCAAGTTGCGCTGTGACACCAACCGACCAGGGGGCGTGTACTGGTACAAAGAGTGGACCCGGGTGCTGCACACCGCCCGGATCCAGATCCGCGGGGGCGTTATAGAGATCACGGACGTGACGTACGAGGATTctggggtgtatgtgtgtgtcctccGGGGAACCAAGGAGCCCCTCAGGAACTTCACCATCACTGTAGCAG ACTCACTGGGCTcaggtgatgatgatgaggacaATGGTCTAGAAGACACGTCAGCTGAGATAGATAATGACCAGGTCTACTTCACAAGAGGTCCCTACTGGACCCACACCCAGCGCATGGAGAAGAAGCTGTACGCAGTGCCGGCAGGGAACACGGTCAAGTTCCGCTGCCCGGCAATGGGCAGCCCTCTGCCCTTCATCCGTTGGCTGAAGAACGGACACGAGTTCAGGGGAGAGCACCGCATTGGAGGCATCAAG TTGAGACACCAGCACTGGAGCCTGGTGATGGAGAGTGTGGTGCCTTCAGACCGTGGGAACTACACCTGTCTGGTGGAGAACAAATACGGCTCCATCACACACAGCTACCTTCTGGACGTGCTGG AGCGCTCCCCACACAGGCCTATCCTGCAAGCTGGTCTGCCAGCCAACACTACAGCGGTGGTGGGCACTGATGTCCAGTTCTTCTGTAAGGTCTACAGCGATGCCCAGCCTCACATCCAGTGGCTGAAACACATTGAGAGAAACGGCAGCCGCTACGGCCCAGACGGGACTCCTTACGTTCAGATACTGAAGACAGGCAGCCTAAACATGTCGGAGGTGGAAGTTCTCTACCTGACTAATGTGACCATGGAGGATGCTGGAGAGTACACCTGTCTGGCTGGAAATTCCATCGGCTACTCCTACCAGTCTGCCTGGCTCACTGTCCTCTCAG AAGAGGACGTGGCTGACGAGGTGGACTTAATGGAGACCAAGTACACTGACATCATCATCTACGCGTCTGGCTTCCTGGCTCTGGTCATGGCCATCGTGATTGTGGTGCTGTGTCGCATGCAGGTCAACCCAAGCAGAGAACCCTTCGATGTCCTCCCTGTCCAGAAACTCTCCAAGTTCCCCCTCCGCAGACAGTACTCTGTGGATTCCAACTCGTCAGGGAAGTCCAGTGCTTCTCTGATGAGAGTGGCCCGGCTGTCTTCCAGCTGCTCCCCCATGCTGGCCGGAGTCATGGAGTTTGAACTGCCCTACGACCCCGACTGGGAGTTTCACAGGGAGAA TCTGACTTTAGGGAAGCCACTGGGTGAGGGCTGCTTCGGTCAGGTGGTCAGAGCTGAGGCCTATGGGATCAACAAGGACCATCAGGAGAACATCTCCACTGTGGCCGTCAAGATGTTGAAAG ATGATGCCACAGACAAAGACCTGTCAGATCTCATATCTGAAATGGAGCTGATGAAGGTGATGGACAAGCACAAGAACATCATTAACCTCCTGGGGGTGTGCACACAAGAAG GTCCTCTGTACGTGCTGGTAGAGTATGCGTCTAAAGGCAGCCTCAGGGAGTACCTGCGGGCCCGACGGCCCCCTGGCATGGACTATACCTTTGATGTGACCAAAGTGCCAGAGGAGCAGCTCACCTTCAAAGACCTGCTGTCCTGTGCCTACCAGGTGGCGCGTGGCATGGAGTACCTGGCCTCCAAAAGG TGCATCCACAGAGACCTTGCTGCCAGAAACGTCCTCGTCACAGAAGACAACGTCATGAAAATCGCAGACTTCGGCCTTGCAAGAGGAGTGCACCAGATCGACTACTACAAGAAAACCACCAAC GGACGTCTGCCAGTGAAGTGGATGGCACCAGAGGCCTTGTTCGACCGAGTCTACACACACCAGAGTGACGTGTGGTCGTTTGGCGTGCTGATGTGGGAGATCTTCACCCTGGGGGGCTCACCGTACCCCGGTATCCCCGTGGAAGAGCTCTTCAAGCTGCTGAAGGAAGGCCACCGCATGGACAAACCCTCCAACTGTACACACGAact CTACATGAAGATGAGGGAGTGCTGGCATGCTGTGCCCACACAACGACCCACCTTCAAACAGCTGGTGGAGGAGCTAGACAGAGTGCTGCTGTCTATCTCTGACGAG TACTTGGACCTGTCGACACCCTTTGAACAGTACTCCCCGTCGTGCGAGGACACCTCCAGTTCTTGCTCCTCGGACAATGACTCTGTCTTTATTCACGATGCCCTGTCCACCGACCCCTGTCTGCTGGGTTACCACGACGTGCATTCTCGGGTAGACCTGAAAACGGCACTGCGGTAG